A single region of the Eleginops maclovinus isolate JMC-PN-2008 ecotype Puerto Natales chromosome 16, JC_Emac_rtc_rv5, whole genome shotgun sequence genome encodes:
- the LOC134878129 gene encoding interferon-induced protein 44-like, producing MGGSESKPPPPSPPPSPKLLPQEWRKGPWGNKERELQIVKDYQPFTEDVQLRFMLYGAVGAGKSSFINSVESVLRGEICNRAGVDAMVRESYTTSYKAYKIQKGGPRTYYPFVFNDIMGLEKDTSKGVRVEDIKLAMRGHMQDGYKFNPISTLSEDNQHYKRDPSLNDRVHVLVCVIPGSIAGLEDDSVKKLREVRLAARDMGIPEIAILTKIDETCPEVGKDIMNVYKSKYLKKKIEEVCGTLGFPPSSIFPVKNYHSEIDTNDDVDTLILSALRRMIKSGEDFVNDL from the exons ATGGGAGGCAGTGAATCAAAGCCTCCCCCACCTTCACCTCCACCTTCTCCAAAAC TTCTGCCTCAAGAATGGAGGAAGGGGCCTTGGGG aaacaaagagagagagttgCAGATTGTGAAGGACTACCAGCCTTTTACCGAGGATGTCCAGCTCAGGTTTATGCTTTACGGAGCTGTTGGTGCTGGCAAGTCCAGCTTCATCAACTCTGTGGAAAGTGTTTTACGAGGTGAAATATGTAATCGTGCTGGCGTAGATGCGATGGTTCGTGAAAGCTACACCACAAGC TACAAAGCCTACAAAATCCAAAAAGGAGGACCAAGGACATATTACCCTTTTGTCTTCAATGACATCATGGGCCTTGAGAAGGATACAAGTAAAGGAGTTCGTGTGGAAGACATCAAACTGGCCATGAGGGGACACATGCAGGATGGTTACAAG TTCAATCCTATCTCAACCTTGTCTGAGGATAACCAACACTACAAAAGAGACCCCTCTCTAAATGACAGAGTTCATGTTCTGGTCTGCGTCATCCCTGGCAGCATAGCAGGGTTGGAGGATGATTCTGTGAAGAAGTTGAGGGAAGTCAGACTTGCAGCCAGGGACATGG GGATTCCGGAAATTGCTATTCTCACCAAAATTGATGAAACCTGTCCAGAAGTCGGCAAGGATATAATGAACGTGTATAAAAGCAAGTACCTGAAGAAAAAG ATTGAGGAGGTGTGTGGCACGCTGGGATTTCCACCAAGCAGCATCTTTCCTGTGAAGAACTACCACTCAGAGATCGACACAAATGACGACGTTGATACACTGATACTGAGCGCACTGAGACGGATGATTAAATCTGGAGAAGACTTTGTCAACGACCTGTAA